A portion of the Paenibacillus marchantiae genome contains these proteins:
- a CDS encoding SMI1/KNR4 family protein has translation MNTFSAFKEWSDQNDSHIEILVPTGKTTVVNKFRPSASEEKIKELSNYFSTPLPPDYISFLRLCNGASLFEDPEYGGENFLYSAQDVMHYNEASNSKIVVANILDDRILIDLDRWRSHDEQYLLLCESLYSVEHTGSFYSNFETWLQRFVISQGSKFWYWRTDRI, from the coding sequence ATGAATACATTCAGTGCATTCAAAGAATGGTCAGACCAAAACGATAGTCACATTGAAATACTTGTTCCTACTGGGAAAACGACTGTTGTCAACAAATTCAGACCAAGTGCATCCGAAGAAAAGATTAAAGAGCTTTCAAATTATTTCTCTACTCCACTACCTCCAGATTACATAAGCTTCTTACGACTATGCAATGGAGCATCCTTGTTTGAAGACCCTGAATATGGCGGCGAAAACTTCTTATACTCAGCCCAAGATGTCATGCATTACAATGAAGCATCAAATAGTAAGATTGTGGTAGCCAACATCCTTGATGATCGAATACTGATTGATTTAGACCGCTGGCGCTCTCATGATGAACAATATCTGTTACTTTGTGAGAGTTTATATTCTGTTGAGCATACAGGTAGCTTCTACAGTAACTTTGAGACATGGCTACAGCGTTTTGTCATTTCTCAAGGCTCAAAGTTCTGGTACTGGAGAACGGATCGTATTTGA
- a CDS encoding colicin E5-related ribonuclease gives MKPKTKSAFMKKLFLMFNIIVLLFSLSIQPKANAIAFAPAIGLGGLEAGAIMLWGGAILVAATGTAVGLDPELMDEVKKFGEQAWNDADEITRQAIASSISGMDKIWSTSKKYSLQWSSEAQAYLNNKWNEYFAAGAYVNPTTGKIEKIATINSVILPSSVQASYPSYDSYKDLGIWKRSYGDLYITGVHVDPLGNIQISSSPRETIWPNVVTNKKYPNALVAYNTVVKELKVEKTFQTVKPIFILSNNNNSSHIQFKPLAVPNNFPTQLTIPALKGIVNSQGEITSLEKPNIGRVGNSINGDVAISYPTYVGDVGTFSKSDAVTGAPVVAKLEVEINDKINKQMKKRGWTEDSIESTVNEPHETSEAENKANGKEATAYFNEDGSYVTVENESGLIIQVSNRNDPEWAPDSTIKNPYLPRKEKNLSLSKNNITDKATIRGGLYLYNFSDAIDLITYCKDNNLSILGIDAFIISKDKTQPVSEHSIDYSVSSKNGNWDKAITFLQSKSSLNHMYEVTYSEETDTSVEEPTYSVLDLIAYKAMVQFVTKYSEKNPSASFEQFLEFVKISESGTPINSNSWKEWKNNLVR, from the coding sequence ATGAAACCTAAAACAAAATCAGCTTTTATGAAGAAATTATTCTTAATGTTCAATATCATTGTCCTTTTATTTTCTTTATCTATTCAACCTAAAGCGAACGCTATTGCTTTTGCTCCAGCTATTGGACTTGGTGGTTTAGAAGCAGGAGCTATAATGCTTTGGGGAGGAGCTATTTTAGTAGCTGCAACAGGGACAGCGGTTGGTCTTGATCCAGAATTGATGGACGAAGTTAAAAAGTTTGGTGAACAAGCATGGAATGATGCTGATGAAATAACACGTCAAGCTATAGCATCATCTATTAGTGGTATGGATAAAATATGGAGTACTAGTAAAAAATATAGTTTGCAGTGGTCTTCGGAGGCGCAAGCATACTTAAACAACAAATGGAATGAATATTTTGCGGCAGGGGCCTATGTTAATCCCACAACAGGTAAAATTGAAAAAATAGCTACAATTAATTCAGTAATTCTCCCTTCCTCAGTTCAAGCATCGTATCCTAGTTATGATTCTTATAAGGACTTGGGAATTTGGAAAAGAAGTTACGGCGATCTCTATATAACTGGTGTGCACGTTGACCCCCTTGGAAACATACAAATTAGTTCAAGTCCGCGTGAAACAATATGGCCTAATGTTGTTACAAATAAGAAGTATCCTAATGCTCTTGTGGCGTATAATACAGTAGTAAAAGAGCTAAAGGTTGAAAAAACCTTCCAAACAGTTAAGCCAATCTTTATCTTAAGCAACAATAACAACAGTTCCCATATACAATTTAAGCCCTTAGCTGTTCCAAACAATTTCCCTACTCAATTAACAATTCCTGCTCTAAAAGGAATTGTCAATAGTCAAGGTGAAATAACATCATTAGAGAAACCTAACATAGGAAGAGTAGGGAATAGTATCAATGGAGATGTTGCAATAAGTTATCCTACTTATGTAGGGGATGTGGGGACATTTAGCAAATCTGATGCAGTTACTGGTGCACCAGTGGTTGCTAAACTAGAAGTTGAGATAAATGACAAAATAAATAAACAAATGAAAAAAAGAGGATGGACTGAAGACTCAATCGAGTCAACAGTAAACGAACCTCACGAAACAAGTGAAGCTGAAAACAAAGCAAATGGTAAAGAAGCAACAGCATATTTTAACGAAGATGGCAGTTATGTTACTGTTGAGAATGAGTCAGGTTTGATCATTCAAGTTAGCAATAGGAACGACCCAGAATGGGCACCAGACAGTACAATAAAAAATCCATATCTGCCAAGAAAGGAGAAAAATTTGAGTCTTTCAAAGAATAACATTACAGACAAAGCGACAATACGTGGTGGTTTGTATTTATATAACTTTTCAGATGCAATTGATCTAATTACTTACTGTAAGGATAATAATTTAAGCATCTTAGGAATTGATGCTTTTATAATCTCCAAGGACAAAACACAACCAGTAAGTGAGCATAGTATTGACTATTCTGTTTCTTCTAAAAATGGAAATTGGGACAAAGCTATAACATTTCTCCAGAGTAAATCGAGTTTGAATCATATGTATGAAGTTACTTACTCAGAGGAAACAGATACATCTGTTGAAGAACCAACATACTCCGTTCTGGACTTGATCGCATATAAAGCTATGGTACAATTCGTTACTAAATATTCAGAGAAGAATCCTTCTGCTAGCTTTGAACAGTTTTTAGAGTTTGTGAAAATTTCCGAATCAGGTACTCCAATCAACTCTAACTCTTGGAAAGAGTGGAAGAACAATCTCGTTAGATAG
- a CDS encoding DUF4238 domain-containing protein has translation MLARKRLLDNIRKNHHYVSQSYLKAWAHNHHRIWTYRILVSHSAVPEWEQSSIRSIANHQHLFTRNIMGNDSDEFEKWMDKEIESPAQIALSKARSHSALNKHELEHLLRFVALHDIRSPASYIEHLKRWGLEMPGVLLRAQCNL, from the coding sequence GTGTTAGCGAGGAAACGACTATTGGATAATATTAGAAAGAATCATCACTATGTTTCTCAATCGTATTTGAAAGCTTGGGCACATAATCATCATAGAATTTGGACTTATCGGATATTAGTGTCACATAGTGCCGTTCCAGAGTGGGAGCAATCGTCAATTAGGAGTATAGCCAACCATCAGCATCTATTTACACGGAACATAATGGGCAATGATTCTGATGAGTTTGAAAAATGGATGGATAAGGAAATCGAATCTCCAGCACAAATTGCTTTATCAAAAGCACGTTCGCACTCTGCTCTAAATAAACATGAGCTGGAGCACTTACTGAGATTTGTTGCTCTCCACGATATTCGTTCTCCTGCAAGCTACATAGAACATTTAAAGCGCTGGGGGTTAGAGATGCCAGGGGTATTGTTGAGGGCGCAATGCAATCTGTGA
- a CDS encoding DUF4238 domain-containing protein produces the protein MQSVISKIEAEQYRTHSSVSETNPDSEMIPMRVTKEIEDKSEVGLLKTEVLLGRGLWLFSIRHLLSNTYKVLNKHVWSILHAPEGMEWITSDNPVLKLNYYKAGSYDFKGGWGNKGSEIIYPISPELLLYTQVGNNTRINTVSRELATDLNRFIAENAHRHVFGSKPIAEISEILPRTVDKVAFDDEKREWETWHARQKESEKGYQK, from the coding sequence ATGCAATCTGTGATAAGCAAAATTGAAGCTGAGCAGTATCGAACACATTCTTCAGTATCTGAGACGAATCCTGATTCTGAGATGATTCCTATGAGAGTAACAAAAGAAATTGAAGATAAGTCCGAAGTGGGGCTTTTAAAAACAGAGGTATTGTTAGGACGAGGGCTATGGTTGTTCTCTATTCGTCACTTACTTTCAAATACTTACAAGGTACTGAATAAGCACGTTTGGAGCATACTCCATGCTCCTGAAGGAATGGAGTGGATCACAAGCGACAACCCTGTTTTGAAGTTAAATTACTACAAAGCAGGCTCCTACGATTTTAAAGGGGGGTGGGGAAACAAGGGGAGCGAAATCATTTACCCTATATCCCCAGAGCTATTATTATATACCCAGGTGGGCAACAACACCAGAATCAATACAGTTTCAAGAGAGTTAGCCACTGATCTGAATCGATTTATTGCTGAAAATGCTCATCGTCATGTTTTTGGATCGAAGCCTATCGCTGAGATTAGTGAAATCCTACCAAGAACCGTAGACAAAGTAGCTTTCGATGATGAAAAGAGGGAGTGGGAGACTTGGCATGCACGTCAAAAAGAGTCAGAAAAGGGATATCAGAAATGA
- a CDS encoding toll/interleukin-1 receptor domain-containing protein has product MSYLTFDKLNNMSQSIQKSLNENYHFSTSNTVFLSHRHDDKEEVKKAVGFLAQFGQKTYIDWLDHSMPSQTSSETAEKLKDRINRSNKFVLLATPRSIQSIWIPWELGLADGVKGLDRIAILPLM; this is encoded by the coding sequence ATGTCATATCTAACATTCGACAAATTGAATAATATGTCTCAATCAATTCAGAAATCACTCAACGAAAATTACCATTTCAGCACTTCTAATACTGTTTTTTTGTCCCATCGTCATGACGATAAAGAAGAAGTCAAGAAGGCAGTAGGATTTTTAGCACAATTTGGTCAAAAGACATATATTGATTGGCTTGACCATAGTATGCCTAGCCAGACATCTTCTGAAACGGCAGAAAAGCTGAAAGACAGAATAAATCGATCAAATAAATTTGTGTTGTTAGCAACACCTCGTAGCATTCAATCAATTTGGATTCCGTGGGAGCTTGGGCTTGCTGATGGTGTGAAAGGTCTTGATAGAATAGCGATCCTTCCGCTCATGTAA
- a CDS encoding SIR2 family protein gives MDTNVAEFLKTYKTAIEESNAAIFAGAGLSKPAGFVDWKELLRDIAEEINLNIDIESDLIAVAQYHVNENGGNRGRVNQTLIDEFTKDAEITENHKILSRLPINTYWTTNYDTLIEEALKREGKRIDAKITIENLATTKTNSDAKVYKMHGDISLAHEAVLTKDDYENYNNKRQLFTTALQGDLVSKTMLFIGFSFDDPNLEYILSRIRILLEQNQRTHYCFMKQVQREDFEEESEFLYAQIKQKLKVNDLRRYSIKVLLVNRYDDITAILKELELQYKRRNIFVSGSATDYGDWGEKRCLMFSSNLSKALINNGNNIVTGFGLGVGSCVISGALEEIYKTRNQRVEERLISRPFPQNSTSQVPIKDLWTIHRNNMIQNVGISVFMFGNKIDDATGNVIDADGMFEEFEISLIHGGIPVPVGATGFTAKKIWETVMNNFNQYIPDAELIDKYRLLGDASQTDEIMIKTVIEIVNKLEKRKK, from the coding sequence ATGGATACAAATGTTGCAGAGTTTCTGAAAACTTATAAGACAGCTATTGAAGAATCTAATGCGGCTATATTTGCTGGTGCGGGTTTGTCCAAACCTGCTGGGTTCGTAGACTGGAAGGAATTGCTCCGAGATATTGCTGAAGAGATCAATTTAAATATTGATATAGAAAGTGACCTTATTGCGGTAGCACAATACCATGTAAATGAAAATGGAGGAAATAGAGGAAGAGTAAATCAAACACTTATCGATGAATTCACTAAAGATGCTGAAATCACCGAAAATCATAAGATTCTGTCAAGGTTGCCTATAAATACATACTGGACGACCAATTACGATACTCTAATTGAAGAAGCTCTAAAGAGGGAAGGTAAGAGAATAGACGCCAAAATAACCATTGAAAATTTAGCGACAACCAAAACAAATAGCGATGCCAAGGTTTATAAAATGCATGGAGACATTTCATTAGCTCATGAAGCAGTATTAACCAAGGATGATTATGAAAACTACAATAACAAGAGACAGTTGTTTACTACAGCGCTACAAGGAGATTTAGTTTCAAAAACAATGTTGTTCATTGGATTCAGCTTTGACGATCCCAACTTGGAATATATACTGAGTAGAATAAGGATTCTATTGGAACAAAATCAAAGGACCCATTACTGTTTTATGAAACAAGTGCAACGAGAGGACTTTGAGGAAGAATCGGAGTTTCTATATGCTCAGATAAAACAGAAATTGAAAGTTAATGATTTGAGAAGATACAGCATAAAGGTACTTTTGGTAAATCGGTATGATGATATTACTGCCATACTTAAGGAATTGGAGTTGCAATACAAGAGAAGAAATATATTTGTCTCCGGCAGCGCTACCGATTATGGAGATTGGGGAGAAAAACGTTGCTTAATGTTCTCTAGCAACCTCAGCAAAGCATTAATAAACAACGGGAATAATATTGTAACTGGCTTTGGGCTTGGAGTGGGAAGTTGTGTAATCTCAGGAGCATTAGAAGAGATTTATAAGACTCGAAATCAGCGGGTAGAAGAACGTTTGATATCAAGACCGTTTCCGCAAAACAGTACTAGCCAGGTACCTATAAAGGATTTATGGACTATACATCGTAATAACATGATTCAAAATGTTGGGATTTCAGTTTTTATGTTTGGTAATAAAATTGATGATGCAACAGGTAATGTTATCGATGCGGATGGCATGTTTGAAGAATTTGAAATAAGCTTGATTCATGGGGGAATACCAGTCCCAGTTGGAGCGACAGGCTTTACAGCTAAAAAAATATGGGAGACTGTAATGAACAATTTTAATCAGTACATTCCAGATGCTGAACTTATAGATAAGTATCGACTGTTGGGAGATGCAAGCCAAACAGACGAAATTATGATAAAAACTGTAATTGAGATTGTGAATAAACTTGAAAAAAGAAAAAAGTGA
- a CDS encoding TIR domain-containing protein, with protein MARKTFISYKYSEAWQTRDKIISALGVDARYYQGETSSSPNLMDRKTETIKHHLKNMIFDSSVTIVVISPNMKQSNWIDWEIEYSLKEVTRGDKTSRVNGIVGVIQKDYYFGGYGWLLNSITNSDGCSSRNIDNSKLYDIIIKNRTNLKRPVYVCPTCQSVSSLDGSYISLVTEDEFISNPNMYIENAFEKSKRINDFEITKTIKTQKNWWSAW; from the coding sequence ATGGCACGTAAAACATTCATTTCCTATAAATACAGTGAAGCTTGGCAAACACGAGATAAAATAATTAGTGCGCTTGGAGTAGACGCTCGTTACTACCAAGGTGAAACTAGTTCATCTCCGAATTTGATGGATAGGAAGACGGAGACTATTAAACACCATCTTAAGAACATGATATTTGATTCTTCAGTGACCATCGTTGTTATATCTCCCAATATGAAGCAGAGCAATTGGATTGACTGGGAGATTGAATACTCCCTGAAGGAGGTCACTAGAGGGGATAAGACCTCAAGAGTTAATGGTATTGTAGGAGTAATACAAAAAGATTATTATTTTGGCGGATATGGGTGGCTTCTAAATTCAATTACAAATTCCGATGGTTGTAGTTCAAGGAATATTGATAATAGTAAGTTGTATGACATCATCATTAAAAATCGTACAAATCTGAAAAGGCCTGTATATGTTTGTCCAACTTGTCAGAGTGTTAGTTCTTTAGATGGTTCATATATATCTTTGGTAACAGAAGATGAATTTATTTCTAATCCCAATATGTATATTGAAAATGCATTTGAAAAAAGCAAAAGAATTAATGATTTTGAAATCACCAAAACGATTAAAACTCAAAAAAATTGGTGGTCTGCTTGGTAA
- a CDS encoding DMT family transporter, protein MITGILLALLAGSLVSLQTIFNSKVNERTGSWSTTTMVLFTGFIASFLISLVVEGKNTFSFQHMQPWYWLSGAIGVGVVFCLVQGMKLLGPTFAISIVLTSQLSFALLFDSMGWLGLEQIPFSWNQLLGVLVIVGGIVLFKFGGSKSAKSKKSPGALQSDS, encoded by the coding sequence ATCATTACAGGTATTTTACTAGCGTTACTGGCAGGTTCTCTTGTCAGTCTGCAGACCATCTTTAATAGTAAGGTAAATGAACGTACCGGCTCGTGGTCCACGACAACGATGGTGCTTTTCACCGGGTTTATTGCATCGTTTCTGATTTCTCTAGTGGTGGAGGGCAAAAATACGTTCAGCTTCCAACATATGCAGCCCTGGTATTGGCTTAGCGGAGCCATCGGTGTTGGGGTGGTCTTCTGTCTCGTTCAAGGGATGAAGCTGCTCGGTCCCACATTTGCGATCTCCATCGTACTTACATCCCAGTTAAGTTTCGCCTTGCTGTTTGATTCCATGGGATGGCTTGGACTGGAGCAGATCCCATTCTCGTGGAACCAGCTTCTTGGCGTTCTTGTCATCGTGGGCGGTATCGTGTTGTTCAAGTTTGGCGGTAGCAAATCGGCAAAATCGAAAAAATCTCCTGGTGCATTGCAATCCGATTCATAG
- a CDS encoding Crp/Fnr family transcriptional regulator codes for MEEFQNEHQLLHYLKQYQLESVFYQPLRPHMTLCHFEKCELICREGETSEYLYVLVEGKVKIFTTSPQDKTLVLCFKTPLEVVGDIEYVRESNIVNTVQAVSPVVMLRIHYQWLVELASDYAPLLKFLLKIISHKFYIDSNFSNFNLMYPVEVRLASYLLSISTEEAGTVVHEELDAFNLTDIANLIGTSYRHLNRVIQKLCADGLIMRDQGFIMVKDRAGLAEVAGHNIYE; via the coding sequence ATGGAAGAGTTTCAGAATGAGCATCAATTATTGCACTATTTAAAACAATATCAACTCGAATCGGTATTTTACCAGCCCCTGCGTCCGCATATGACGTTATGCCACTTCGAGAAGTGCGAATTAATCTGCCGTGAAGGCGAAACATCCGAATATTTATATGTGCTGGTCGAGGGGAAAGTCAAAATCTTCACGACCTCACCACAGGATAAAACACTCGTTCTTTGTTTTAAAACACCGCTTGAAGTGGTTGGTGATATTGAGTACGTTCGGGAGAGTAACATCGTGAACACCGTACAAGCGGTCTCACCTGTCGTGATGCTACGCATTCATTATCAATGGTTAGTTGAACTCGCTAGCGATTACGCACCCCTGTTGAAATTTTTACTCAAAATTATTTCCCACAAGTTTTACATTGATTCGAACTTCTCCAACTTCAACCTGATGTATCCGGTCGAGGTTCGATTAGCCAGCTATCTGCTCTCCATCTCTACCGAAGAAGCGGGGACTGTTGTCCACGAAGAACTGGACGCCTTTAATTTGACAGATATCGCGAATCTGATCGGTACGAGTTATCGGCATTTGAATCGGGTGATTCAGAAGCTGTGTGCAGATGGATTAATCATGCGGGATCAGGGCTTTATTATGGTCAAAGATCGGGCAGGTCTGGCAGAAGTGGCGGGTCACAACATCTATGAATAA
- a CDS encoding DMT family transporter — translation MRGIIFALLGGACITLQGVANTRISTDMGTWQAATITQLTGFILAALILVFVRDINLQGLKQVKPMYLAGGAFGAVIIFSEVTAIQQIGVTFTISALLIAQLFLTFLVDSNGWFGVVKQKMKLPQFLGIALMVTGVIIMKL, via the coding sequence ATGAGAGGAATTATTTTTGCACTATTAGGCGGTGCATGCATTACCCTGCAAGGGGTTGCCAATACCCGAATCAGTACGGACATGGGCACCTGGCAAGCCGCAACCATTACCCAACTCACCGGGTTCATTCTGGCGGCTCTGATCCTTGTATTCGTGCGGGACATCAACCTGCAAGGATTGAAGCAAGTGAAGCCCATGTACCTGGCGGGAGGCGCGTTTGGTGCAGTGATTATTTTCAGTGAAGTCACAGCAATCCAGCAAATTGGGGTAACTTTTACGATCTCCGCCCTGTTGATTGCACAGCTTTTCCTGACCTTTCTGGTCGACAGTAACGGATGGTTTGGTGTTGTGAAGCAGAAAATGAAACTACCGCAATTTCTGGGTATAGCATTAATGGTTACGGGCGTCATTATTATGAAGCTGTAG
- a CDS encoding Nif3-like dinuclear metal center hexameric protein produces the protein MNITIQDIIQHLTENVELPEHTVDQLITGSPNQTVTGVFVTFMPTQHVIEHAIKRGANLIIAHEPPFYNHHSHTDWLADDPVYETKRTLIDNGGIAIYRCHDAIHRFQPDGITEGLVQALGWSPYVVQRKPEADILSFPEGMTVQLIAEHIKRSLGIEYIRLAGDPRLVCRQAAVLVGFRGNGNLTIPLLQQEELDLIIAGEGFEWETPEYIRDAVQQGKQKALLMIGHAESEASGMKLLSERLATAFPELPVHFIGEQPVFQVL, from the coding sequence ATGAACATAACGATTCAAGACATTATACAACATCTCACGGAAAATGTTGAGTTACCTGAACACACCGTGGATCAACTGATTACGGGTTCACCCAACCAAACGGTCACAGGCGTTTTTGTAACTTTTATGCCTACACAACATGTGATTGAGCACGCCATAAAGCGTGGAGCTAATCTAATTATCGCTCATGAACCTCCCTTCTATAACCATCATAGCCATACCGATTGGCTGGCTGATGATCCGGTCTATGAAACCAAGAGAACGCTAATCGATAATGGTGGAATTGCGATCTATCGTTGCCATGATGCAATTCACCGCTTTCAACCGGATGGCATTACGGAAGGATTGGTTCAGGCATTAGGATGGTCCCCTTATGTGGTACAGCGTAAACCGGAAGCTGACATTCTATCCTTTCCGGAAGGAATGACAGTTCAGCTTATTGCAGAACATATTAAACGTTCGCTTGGAATCGAATATATACGCCTGGCTGGTGATCCAAGGTTGGTATGCAGACAAGCAGCAGTGCTTGTAGGTTTTCGAGGCAACGGCAATCTGACCATTCCTCTGCTTCAACAGGAAGAGCTGGATCTGATTATCGCAGGTGAAGGATTCGAATGGGAGACACCGGAGTACATACGAGATGCTGTGCAGCAAGGAAAACAAAAGGCTCTTCTTATGATCGGCCATGCCGAGAGTGAGGCTTCCGGAATGAAGCTTTTGTCTGAAAGATTGGCTACAGCTTTCCCGGAATTGCCTGTTCATTTTATTGGTGAGCAACCGGTGTTTCAAGTATTGTGA
- a CDS encoding TetR/AcrR family transcriptional regulator, with product MAKGSKKDDIYAAALTLFAQRGFDATTMPMIADSAQVGAGTIYRYFTNKEVLLNELFQKSIREFLDALRQGFPDKPISVREQFHHIFRGLFKFAESNPDRLKFINSTGNALHFHDESKESVNEFMGFLNECIHKGQQQGAILMLPTEALMNIVYGASMHLFEHFNKGLLEATPELMNQLEECLWNAIRVH from the coding sequence ATGGCTAAAGGCAGCAAAAAAGATGATATTTATGCAGCTGCTTTAACGCTTTTTGCCCAACGGGGGTTCGATGCAACAACCATGCCGATGATTGCGGATTCGGCTCAGGTAGGAGCGGGAACCATATATCGATATTTTACGAATAAAGAAGTATTGTTGAATGAACTCTTTCAGAAAAGTATCAGGGAGTTCCTTGATGCCTTGAGGCAAGGCTTTCCAGATAAACCCATTTCCGTACGTGAGCAGTTTCATCATATATTCCGTGGATTGTTTAAGTTCGCTGAGTCCAACCCGGATCGGCTAAAGTTTATTAACTCTACTGGTAATGCACTGCATTTTCACGATGAAAGCAAGGAAAGCGTCAATGAATTTATGGGGTTTCTGAATGAATGCATCCATAAGGGGCAGCAGCAGGGAGCTATTCTTATGTTGCCGACAGAAGCGTTAATGAACATTGTCTACGGTGCTTCTATGCATTTGTTTGAACACTTTAACAAAGGTCTTTTAGAAGCAACGCCGGAGTTAATGAACCAGCTTGAGGAGTGCCTGTGGAATGCCATTAGAGTCCATTGA